A genome region from Triticum aestivum cultivar Chinese Spring chromosome 2B, IWGSC CS RefSeq v2.1, whole genome shotgun sequence includes the following:
- the LOC123046405 gene encoding ubiquitin-like modifier-activating enzyme 5 produces the protein MEEELRVLLRDLDALKQLPDLASIDRMRDRMVKMMGPSGAAAATRSKIKDMRGGCGQQPLQQAHGAAADGDRRQLRAHPRLLCRHCEILDS, from the exons atggaggaggagttgcgcgtgttGCTCCGCGACCTCGACGCGCTCAAGCAGCTCCCCGACCTGGCCTCCATCGACCGG ATGCGAGATCGCATGGTGAAGATGATGGGCCCGTCCGGCGCCGCTGCCGCCACCCGATCGAAGATCAAG GACATGCGCGGAGGTTGTGGACAGCAACCCCTACAGCAGGCTCATGGCGCTGCAGCGGATGGGGATCGTCGACAACTACGAGCGCATCCGCGACTACTTTGTCGCCATTGTG AAATCTTGGATTCATAA